In one Nicotiana sylvestris chromosome 8, ASM39365v2, whole genome shotgun sequence genomic region, the following are encoded:
- the LOC138875885 gene encoding uncharacterized protein codes for MKGHTIDECRSLKDKIQNLIDNKIIIAKEPAPNVRNNPLPDNKGGDIHMIEIEDDWDPEGSIGLIVEGDEPKKPAVTLSPIVVLIQPSKGNVVNVSVPLEFEAPSAKAPKPIEVEFGIPKAPPPVEVTVLPPKVPIPVSMTDVTPFKTNAIPWDYTAEARRKGKTYTGEAIAAQGMTRTGRVYTPEHLAESSKQASGRVVETRPDDLWRKVQAKEYSVAEQLNETPAQISIMALLQSSEAHKNALMKILSEAYVLSNITGGEMANMVGKVLESHKITFHEDELPPEGLGHNKAMHITAQCKDHFITRILVDGGSSLNICPLITLRTLGKGLHEVKDGAISVKAFDGSQRSTIGEIILCLQMGPTWFDVEFQVIDVPEVIIHGDGSNPIYSRQTIPMIGGRRRIGGETYHHIERVNAVDKDKLWDSKIESILNWSGYEPGKGLGKNLQGITKPIKLKKHGTTFRLGYEYTWEEFNHWSPPWRGPYYPLEHPIPQLEQTFQPSDTLYGSEEDDALAAIKNLFLEDDMDCCIIFEEEGEEGHSIQAVNRDERLTNCVTLTYLDDEATTVTCNEAIQQTNIDSEEDDILEEVVREVENFENRPKPNLDETEVVNLGDTKNVKETRISAHLSPSEKKEYIEFLKEYEDIFALSYDDMTGLSTSIVAHKLPTDPTCPPVKQKLKKFKPDMSLKIKEEVTKQFKARVLMVVKYPTWLANIVPVPKKDGKIWMDEEDAVNGVYHAMGDKDAATKWTDECQKAFDRIKEYLSTLPVLVPPEPGRPPLLYLAMLDGAFGCVLGKHDETGRKEQAIYYLSKVNIHDQPAYCAHVEEEAEGKPWFYDIKEYLTTGENPELDNATEKCTLRRLSNNFFYNGGILYRRTPDLGLQSMFESAIAVRYMQM; via the exons ATGAAGGGCCATACCATCGACGAGTGTCgctcgttgaaagacaagattcagaacctgattgacaacaagatcattataGCAAAAGAGCccgctcctaatgtccgcaacaaccccctgCCTGACAACAAGGGTGGAGACATCCATATGATCGAGATtgaagatgattgggaccccgagggatcaatcggtttGATAGTTGAAGGAGACGAACCTAAGAAGCCAGCAGTTACTCTTAGTCCCATTGTTGTTCTGATTCAGCCCTCTAAGGGCAATGTGGTAAATGTGTCCGTACCGCTCGAGTTTGAAGCACCTTCCGCAAAGGCGCCAAAAccgattgaggttgagtttggaaTTCCAAAGGCGCCTCCACCTGTCGAAGTTACTGTGTTACCTCCCAAGGTGCCTATTCCGGTCTCCATGACAGACGTGACCCCGTTCAAGACAAATgctataccttgggattacaccgcTGAGGCTAGAAGGAAAGGAAAGACATATACCGGGGAAGCAATTGCCGCACAGGGCATGACTAGGACAGGTAGGGTATATACCCCGGAGCACTTGGCTGAGTCCAGCAAGCAAGCCTCCGGGCGGGTTGTTGAAACCAGAcccgatgacctttggaggaaggtACAGGCCAAAGAGTACTCAGTCGCCGAGCAACTGAACGAAACGCCAGCACAGATTTCTATTATGGCTCTTCTGCAAAGCTCTGAGGCACATAAAAATGCCTTAATGAAAAtactgagtgaagcttatgttctcagcaacataacaggaggcgaaatggcaaacatggtggggaaggtactggaaagccacaagatcaccttccacgaggacgAATTACCACCAGAAGGGCTTGGTCACAACAAAGCGATGCACATCACTGCACAATGTAAGGATCATTTTATCACCAGGATTTTAGTCGACGGgggatccagcctcaacatttgtccattgataaCTCTCAGGACATTGGGTAAGGGATTACACGAGGTCAAAGACGGGGCTATCAGTGTCAAAGCTTTTGATggatctcagaggtccaccattggagaAATTATCCTATGCCTACAAATGGGACCCACCTGGTTTGATGTCGAGTTCCAAGTCATTGACGTACCA gaagtaatcattcatggcgacggtagcaaccctatatacagtcgccaaaccattccAATGATCGGAGGCAGAAGAAGGATAGGAGGAGAAACGTACCACCACATCGAGCGGGTCAATGCTGTAGACAAAGACAAGTTGTGGGATAGCAAGATCGAAAGCATCCTGAATTGGAGCGGGTATGAACCCGGaaaaggacttggcaagaacctgcaaggtatcaccaaacctatcaagctgaagaagcACGGTACCACTTTTCGcctagggtatgagtacacttgggaggagttcaaccactggtcacCTCCATGGCGCGGGCCATACTATCCGCTGGAGCACCCTATACCTCAGTTGGAGCAGACTTTTCAGCCATCCGACACTTTGTATGGATCAGAGGAAGACGACGCACTAGCAGCAATAAAGAACCTGTTTCTGGaagatgatatggattgttgtattatcttcgaggaggaaggggaggaaggccatTCCATTCAAGCCGTGAACCGAGATGAACGCCTCACCAATTG CGTTACTCTTACATATCTTGATGATGAAGCAACaactgtgacttgcaacgaggcaATTCAACAAACGAATATagattcagaagaggatgatatactagAAGAGGTTGTCAGAGAGgtcgaaaactttgagaataggcCGAAGCCTAATCTAGATGAGACCGAAGTCGTTAATTTGGGTGATACTAagaatgtcaaggaaacacgtaTCAGCGCACATTTGTCGCcctcagaaaagaaagagtacatagagttcctaaaagagtatgaggatatctttgcattgTCTTATGACGATATGACTGGCCTTAGCACATCCAtcgtagctcacaagttgccaacagatcctacatgtccgccggtaaagcagaagctcaagaagttcaagccagacatgagtttgaagattaaagaagaggttactAAGCAATTCAAAGCCAGGGTTCTCATGGTGGTaaaatatccgacatggttagccaacatcgtgccggtaccaaagaaggatgggaag atatggatggatgaagaagatgcagttAACGGCGTTTATCATGCCATGGGGGAT aaggatgccgccaccaaatggaccgatgaatgtcaaaaggcttttgacagaatcaaggaatacttgtctaCGCTGccagtcttggttccgcctgaacCAGGGAGACCCCCCTTGCTCTATCTTGCAATGTTGGATGGAGCATTTGGTTGTGTTTTGGggaaacatgatgaaacagggagaaaggagcaagccatctactatctcagtaag